One window of the Chitinophaga niabensis genome contains the following:
- a CDS encoding TonB-dependent receptor plug domain-containing protein — MKIILGFVMTVTITGTAFAQQKDTLSEVIVTANKFEEKRKYVAAKVEVLQLKAIDQSLSNNTGGLLEQSGKVFVQRSQAGGGSPVLRGFEASRILLVVDGVRMNNAIYRTGHLQNVITIDDDILDKVEIIYGPASTIYGSDALGGIIHFQTRKPLLSTFKTTLSTRYSSAYNEYSGHADVNAGGRKFASLTSISYSNFGDLRQGSNRNPLYGNFGKRTSYIQSIQGMDSIVRNRDENIQRQSGYKQYDILQKFLWQPAQHHSHELNIQYSTSSDIPRYDRLTDLRNGQLRWAEWYYGPQERLMAAYQYKAKALKGFFDQLLAGVSYQKIQESRMQRAYRNEEREHRIEDIQVIALNADLRKSTGRNELNIGIDGQFNILQSTAYRQNIKTSAKRFGLDTRYPDGSNHMHYSGIYAQHLFKIIPGKLVLNDGLRVNYVGLQSEFRDTALLHLPFTSASQRNITFSANAGIIYLPDDKSKFSFSISTGFRAPNIDDMAKVFESAGGTQLVVPNPELKPEQTYNFDLGINRRFMDWISIEANAFYSLFRNAIVTDRFSLNGSSEVLYNGQVTPVVASQNKARADIYGFQAGISLQPVEAFDLYSQITYTYGRYRGKDDVKVPMDHIPPVFGKTGISYRYQFLGIEAYALYNSWKRAKDYSPSGEDNLQYAMAEGMPAWCTLNLSTTWKITSYLKAQAALENILDQNYRVFSSGISSAGRNLILKLKVEF, encoded by the coding sequence ATGAAAATAATTCTAGGTTTTGTAATGACGGTTACTATAACAGGCACTGCTTTCGCACAGCAAAAAGACACGCTTTCGGAAGTGATCGTTACAGCCAATAAGTTTGAAGAGAAACGTAAATATGTGGCAGCTAAAGTAGAGGTATTGCAGCTGAAGGCTATCGACCAATCGCTTAGCAATAATACAGGCGGGCTTTTAGAGCAGAGCGGAAAGGTATTTGTACAACGCAGCCAGGCCGGCGGCGGCAGCCCTGTACTCAGGGGATTTGAAGCTAGCCGCATCCTGCTGGTGGTAGATGGTGTACGTATGAATAATGCCATATACCGCACGGGGCATTTACAAAATGTGATCACCATTGATGATGATATCCTGGACAAAGTGGAAATCATCTACGGCCCTGCTTCTACGATCTATGGGTCTGACGCTTTGGGTGGGATCATTCATTTTCAGACACGTAAACCTTTGCTTTCTACTTTCAAAACAACACTATCCACCAGGTATAGCAGTGCTTATAACGAATACTCCGGCCATGCAGATGTTAATGCAGGTGGCAGGAAATTTGCATCCCTTACATCCATTAGTTACAGCAACTTTGGAGACTTACGGCAGGGCAGCAACCGAAATCCCCTGTATGGGAATTTCGGTAAAAGGACATCATACATACAATCCATACAGGGTATGGATTCCATTGTAAGGAACAGGGATGAAAATATCCAGCGGCAAAGTGGCTACAAGCAATATGACATCCTGCAAAAATTCCTCTGGCAGCCTGCGCAGCACCATAGCCATGAACTGAACATCCAGTATTCCACCAGCAGTGACATTCCGCGTTACGACCGGCTTACTGATCTGCGGAATGGCCAGTTACGCTGGGCTGAATGGTACTACGGACCACAGGAAAGACTGATGGCGGCCTATCAATACAAAGCTAAAGCCCTGAAAGGCTTCTTCGATCAGTTATTGGCCGGCGTCAGTTATCAGAAGATCCAGGAAAGCAGGATGCAGCGGGCTTACCGCAATGAAGAACGGGAACACCGGATAGAAGATATACAGGTGATAGCGCTGAATGCAGACCTGCGTAAGAGTACAGGCAGGAATGAGCTGAACATTGGTATAGACGGGCAATTCAACATCCTTCAATCTACCGCCTACAGGCAGAACATTAAAACTTCCGCCAAACGTTTTGGATTGGACACACGTTATCCCGATGGCAGTAATCACATGCATTATTCCGGTATTTATGCACAACATCTCTTCAAGATCATTCCCGGAAAACTGGTGCTGAACGATGGTCTGCGGGTGAACTACGTGGGCCTGCAAAGTGAATTCAGGGATACAGCATTACTTCATCTTCCTTTCACCAGTGCCTCTCAGCGTAATATCACTTTCAGCGCCAATGCAGGGATCATTTATCTGCCGGATGATAAGAGTAAATTCAGCTTCAGCATTTCAACAGGTTTCAGAGCTCCTAATATAGATGATATGGCAAAGGTATTTGAATCAGCAGGCGGCACACAATTAGTAGTACCTAATCCTGAACTCAAACCAGAGCAAACCTATAACTTCGACCTGGGTATCAACCGCCGGTTTATGGACTGGATATCGATAGAAGCCAATGCCTTTTATAGCCTGTTCAGGAATGCCATTGTAACAGACCGCTTCTCGCTCAATGGTTCCTCAGAAGTACTTTATAATGGACAGGTAACGCCGGTAGTGGCCAGCCAGAATAAAGCAAGGGCAGATATATATGGCTTTCAGGCAGGCATCAGTTTACAGCCTGTTGAGGCATTTGATCTATATAGCCAGATTACGTATACTTATGGCCGTTACCGCGGCAAGGATGATGTAAAGGTACCTATGGACCACATCCCGCCTGTGTTTGGTAAAACAGGGATCAGTTATCGTTATCAGTTCCTGGGCATAGAGGCGTATGCTTTATACAACAGCTGGAAGAGAGCAAAAGACTACAGTCCTTCCGGAGAAGATAATCTTCAGTATGCCATGGCAGAAGGCATGCCGGCCTGGTGTACCCTTAACCTTTCCACCACCTGGAAGATCACTTCCTATCTGAAAGCGCAGGCAGCCCTGGAAAACATACTGGACCAAAACTACCGTGTTTTTTCTTCCGGTATCAGCAGTGCGGGGAGGAATCTGATATTAAAGCTTAAGGTGGAGTTTTAA
- a CDS encoding caspase family protein, whose amino-acid sequence MSSIYALLVGINNYPDKPLKGCINDVLAIKAYLHFAYDNDPAVAIHITTLTDNDEKQPTRQYIIDAFDVFSKAKAGDICLFYYSGHGSFCAAPADLINSDNVNVQSFVCMDSRMPGGRDLIDKEMGFLIWNALQGKEQVQFIAITDCCHAGTITKDISITERMLTGSEEHFPASVKEYLGYDANGFKEGKHIHLAASQNTQTAKELIIDGKVHGAFTYALLKTLYASNAQINYEELLKRTAILVRNMVEDQQPLFHLNGGLPASDKDRIFLSAGSKSREAFHFVFYDPQFKWCLQAGPLQGIKEGNKLMIEGIGETYITGTVSADLSAIFPIQGLHTGHGAYKATIQDGPGKTELWKHILELSNPGNGLTDADYSIQLFRSHATGFEPVPHRGIITDLYYKASGTQPFIKLLIKNTGTSILYITHAWLGFDYSITPTFFADIILSPGKEVWLELIEDGIKKDVIPMQIDPPYLEAGYTTITEWLKLFIAKEKISTLGLQQDGVNVDTKHLNIPAMKPSATIAWQTETIGLRTIKP is encoded by the coding sequence ATGTCGTCCATCTACGCACTGCTGGTAGGCATCAACAATTACCCGGACAAGCCCTTGAAGGGTTGTATAAATGATGTATTAGCCATAAAAGCATACTTGCACTTTGCATATGATAATGACCCTGCTGTAGCGATACACATTACCACTTTAACAGACAATGACGAAAAGCAGCCCACCCGGCAATATATTATCGATGCATTTGATGTTTTCAGTAAGGCTAAAGCGGGTGATATCTGTCTTTTCTATTACAGTGGCCATGGCTCATTTTGCGCAGCCCCTGCCGACCTTATCAATAGTGATAATGTCAATGTTCAGTCGTTTGTTTGTATGGACAGCCGGATGCCGGGTGGCAGGGACCTTATCGATAAAGAAATGGGCTTTCTGATCTGGAATGCTTTACAGGGCAAAGAACAGGTACAGTTTATTGCCATCACAGATTGCTGCCATGCGGGTACTATTACAAAAGATATAAGTATTACCGAACGTATGCTTACCGGCAGCGAGGAACACTTTCCTGCGTCTGTAAAGGAGTATCTGGGATACGATGCAAATGGATTTAAAGAGGGAAAACATATTCATCTTGCTGCTTCTCAAAATACACAAACCGCTAAAGAACTGATCATTGACGGGAAAGTACATGGTGCTTTTACATATGCACTGCTTAAAACACTCTACGCCAGTAATGCACAAATTAATTATGAAGAACTGTTAAAGCGCACAGCTATACTTGTAAGGAATATGGTGGAAGACCAGCAGCCACTGTTTCATCTTAACGGAGGGCTTCCTGCATCTGATAAAGACCGGATCTTCTTATCCGCAGGTTCTAAGAGCAGAGAAGCTTTTCATTTTGTATTTTATGACCCTCAGTTTAAATGGTGCCTGCAAGCAGGGCCTTTGCAGGGAATTAAAGAAGGGAATAAACTGATGATTGAAGGGATAGGTGAAACCTATATCACGGGCACAGTATCTGCTGATCTTTCCGCTATATTTCCTATTCAGGGATTGCATACAGGGCACGGTGCCTATAAAGCTACTATACAGGATGGGCCGGGGAAAACAGAGCTATGGAAACATATACTGGAACTCAGCAACCCCGGCAATGGTTTAACTGACGCGGATTACTCCATTCAACTATTTCGTTCCCATGCAACCGGCTTTGAACCGGTACCGCATCGTGGTATTATTACAGACCTGTATTATAAGGCATCGGGGACACAGCCTTTCATAAAGTTACTGATAAAAAACACCGGTACTTCCATCCTGTATATTACACATGCATGGCTGGGTTTTGATTACAGCATAACGCCCACTTTCTTTGCTGATATAATATTAAGCCCCGGGAAGGAGGTTTGGCTGGAGTTAATAGAAGATGGAATAAAAAAGGATGTAATACCCATGCAAATTGACCCACCTTATCTTGAGGCCGGTTATACAACTATTACTGAATGGCTTAAACTGTTTATCGCAAAGGAAAAGATCAGTACACTCGGGCTACAGCAGGATGGCGTGAATGTGGATACCAAACACCTTAACATCCCTGCAATGAAGCCATCCGCAACTATAGCCTGGCAAACGGAGACTATTGGGCTGCGGACCATTAAACCTTAA